One segment of Paenibacillus sp. FSL R7-0337 DNA contains the following:
- a CDS encoding pectate lyase, translated as MKRLVAKVTSMTLLFTLTLTLLFSGWGTAVVHAAGVTLTGSGGGNEAVYVEWSPVSNASGYKVFVKAASAADSQYQQLPNELIRKYASYWRADAVGLEAGSYVIKVEAVLSGGGTANAVTGTLAAAPYDRSGFAFSTASPYGTGSGAYTDNGTLKSGAQVLYITSQNAQTVTLPVVVSSSGTVQTGVGLGSILALRQKGYDTTPLAIRLIGKVTAADLSGQLNSSGYLELKGKNNYTEMNITLEGIGKDATAYGWGLLLRYAGNVEVRNLGVMLFPDDGISMDTGNANVWVHNNDIFYGSAGSDADQAKGDGSTDLKKGSTYITISYNHYFDSGKAALVGLSESAEFFVTFHHNWFDHSDSRHPRIRVASVHVYNNFYDGVSKYGVGVTTGASAFVESNVFRNAKYPMLSSLQGTDALGEGTFSGETGGMIKAFNNSITGASSLIYANSNTGTAPANAASNDAYLASSRSEAVPGSYKALVGGTAYNNFDTLVDTGVSAADVDSISAVEQKVTAGAGRQGGGDFSWTFNNSVDDASYALNAPLMSAIRSYTSGLVSVGGEANPGGPTPTPSATPGPTATPVPTATPVPTVTPVPTTTPAPGAAVHNFTTSGTSSSFFTIQGNLSTSKGTVVYNGLTLTQCLKIESATSIQFTASKASTLTLVFGSEGTKIKVDGTSYPITNGVANVSLAAGAHTITKDSTANLYYLVVE; from the coding sequence ATGAAAAGGTTAGTTGCAAAGGTAACCAGTATGACCCTGTTGTTCACTCTTACACTCACTCTACTATTCAGCGGGTGGGGAACGGCGGTGGTACACGCTGCGGGGGTTACGCTGACAGGCAGCGGTGGCGGGAATGAAGCGGTGTATGTGGAGTGGTCACCTGTCAGTAACGCATCCGGCTATAAGGTATTCGTCAAAGCGGCAAGCGCCGCAGATTCCCAGTATCAGCAGCTTCCGAATGAGCTGATCCGCAAATATGCCTCCTACTGGAGAGCAGATGCCGTAGGCCTTGAGGCCGGAAGCTATGTTATCAAGGTGGAAGCCGTGCTGTCAGGCGGAGGAACGGCAAATGCAGTGACGGGTACGCTGGCCGCCGCGCCGTATGACCGGTCCGGGTTTGCTTTTTCCACAGCTTCACCCTATGGTACAGGCTCCGGTGCTTATACTGACAATGGGACGCTGAAGAGCGGGGCACAGGTGCTGTATATCACCTCCCAGAACGCTCAGACCGTAACGCTTCCCGTAGTGGTCAGCAGCTCGGGTACCGTGCAGACGGGAGTAGGTCTTGGCAGCATTCTCGCTCTCCGGCAAAAAGGCTATGACACCACACCGCTCGCCATCAGGCTCATCGGAAAAGTGACCGCCGCCGACCTCAGTGGACAGTTGAACAGCAGCGGGTATCTTGAACTCAAAGGCAAAAATAATTATACAGAAATGAACATTACCCTTGAAGGAATAGGAAAAGATGCGACTGCCTATGGCTGGGGGCTGCTGCTCAGATACGCAGGGAATGTGGAGGTTCGGAATCTGGGTGTGATGTTATTCCCGGATGACGGCATTTCCATGGATACAGGCAACGCGAATGTGTGGGTGCATAATAATGATATTTTCTACGGATCAGCGGGCAGCGATGCCGACCAGGCCAAGGGCGATGGTTCCACAGATCTCAAGAAAGGCTCCACATATATCACTATTTCGTACAACCACTACTTCGATTCCGGCAAAGCAGCTCTGGTCGGACTTAGCGAATCGGCAGAGTTCTTCGTCACCTTCCACCACAACTGGTTCGATCATTCCGACTCGCGTCATCCGCGGATCAGAGTGGCCTCGGTCCATGTGTATAATAACTTCTATGACGGTGTATCAAAATACGGTGTGGGCGTGACGACCGGCGCTTCAGCCTTCGTGGAAAGTAATGTGTTCCGTAATGCCAAGTACCCGATGTTGAGCTCTCTTCAGGGGACGGATGCTCTGGGCGAAGGCACATTCTCCGGGGAGACTGGCGGGATGATTAAGGCCTTCAATAACAGTATTACGGGGGCGTCCAGTCTCATTTATGCCAACTCCAATACCGGAACAGCTCCGGCAAATGCAGCCTCTAACGATGCTTACCTGGCCTCATCGAGAAGCGAAGCCGTTCCCGGCTCGTACAAAGCACTTGTCGGCGGAACAGCATATAACAACTTCGATACGCTGGTCGATACAGGTGTCAGCGCAGCAGATGTAGATAGCATAAGCGCAGTAGAGCAGAAAGTTACAGCGGGAGCAGGACGCCAAGGGGGCGGCGATTTCAGCTGGACCTTCAATAACTCAGTAGATGACGCATCCTATGCCCTCAACGCGCCGTTAATGTCAGCCATACGGAGCTACACCTCAGGCCTGGTGTCTGTAGGCGGCGAGGCGAATCCGGGAGGTCCAACGCCGACACCATCGGCAACGCCTGGGCCAACGGCAACTCCGGTGCCGACAGCGACTCCGGTGCCGACTGTAACTCCAGTGCCAACAACCACTCCTGCCCCGGGAGCAGCGGTGCACAATTTTACAACATCCGGCACATCAAGCAGCTTCTTCACCATTCAAGGCAACCTTTCCACCAGCAAAGGAACGGTAGTCTACAACGGTCTGACCTTAACGCAATGCCTGAAGATTGAGAGCGCCACCAGCATCCAGTTCACCGCATCCAAGGCCTCCACGCTAACGCTGGTGTTTGGCTCCGAGGGAACCAAGATTAAGGTGGATGGGACAAGCTACCCGATCACGAACGGTGTGGCCAACGTCTCCCTTGCGGCAGGCGCCCATACGATTACGAAGGATAGTACGGCTAATTTGTATTATTTGGTGGTGGAATAA
- a CDS encoding saccharopine dehydrogenase, protein MNRQKILIAGGYGAVGVQIARILHDRHPDLELVLGGRSAGKAAPFPSDRVHTVVVDTQAIDPLIHAGENITLIINAVNDLDDRLLVAAVRRKIPLIDVTRWTEVFQQAIRTIDQEELHAPVILSSGWMAGTASLFAMMLSKSLQNVEVNIHALYSLRDKAGPDSAAFMDRMSIPFHITQSNTSRLVYPMTDPVKIQFPNGYTTHCYRLDTPDHVTLPRTSHINSASFRISFDHKVSTYALAGLVKTGIWKLISGDRFKPFRRKLLYNPGTGSAHHLVILLKGMDAKRNVVERRMTVSDPLGQTHMTALGAAVQAENLLLMMSMDEPMAPGIYYPEHLFDHRMDMDAVTHFFTQYGVQVSYS, encoded by the coding sequence ATGAATAGACAAAAGATTCTCATCGCTGGAGGCTATGGTGCTGTAGGGGTACAGATTGCCCGCATTCTACATGACAGGCACCCTGATCTGGAGTTAGTGCTGGGTGGTCGTTCTGCTGGCAAAGCAGCCCCTTTCCCATCGGACCGGGTGCACACGGTTGTTGTTGATACCCAGGCAATCGATCCGCTGATTCACGCAGGAGAAAATATAACTTTAATCATTAATGCAGTGAACGATCTGGATGATCGACTACTGGTAGCAGCAGTGCGAAGAAAAATTCCACTCATTGATGTCACACGCTGGACAGAAGTGTTTCAGCAAGCGATCCGCACAATAGATCAGGAAGAGCTTCATGCCCCCGTAATTCTCTCTTCCGGATGGATGGCGGGAACGGCCTCCCTGTTTGCCATGATGCTCTCGAAATCGCTTCAGAACGTTGAGGTTAACATCCATGCCTTGTACTCCCTGCGGGATAAGGCCGGCCCGGATTCAGCGGCCTTCATGGACCGGATGAGCATTCCTTTTCATATCACTCAATCCAATACGAGCCGGCTGGTCTATCCCATGACTGACCCGGTTAAAATACAGTTTCCAAATGGATACACGACGCACTGTTACAGACTGGATACTCCTGATCATGTCACCTTGCCCCGTACCAGTCATATAAATTCCGCCAGCTTTCGCATCTCCTTCGATCATAAGGTTTCCACTTATGCACTCGCAGGACTGGTCAAAACAGGAATATGGAAGTTGATTAGTGGGGATCGATTCAAGCCTTTCAGACGGAAATTATTGTACAATCCGGGAACCGGGAGCGCTCATCACCTGGTGATTCTATTGAAAGGCATGGATGCGAAGCGTAACGTAGTGGAACGCAGAATGACTGTCTCCGATCCACTCGGTCAGACCCATATGACTGCGCTTGGCGCTGCGGTGCAGGCCGAAAATTTACTGCTGATGATGTCTATGGATGAGCCGATGGCTCCAGGCATCTATTATCCTGAGCACTTGTTCGATCACCGCATGGACATGGATGCAGTCACTCACTTTTTCACACAATACGGTGTTCAAGTATCTTATTCCTGA